Proteins encoded together in one Pantoea sp. CCBC3-3-1 window:
- a CDS encoding RcnB family protein: protein MKKTTLALLMTVFTASTLFSTVTQAEGPPGQPWHQQGGHDGHGGPEGHGGPEGHNGPGRGPDRGHDGRGDFRGHDDRGHDRHFEQRDRFAWQGHEFHRGEPLPPHFRGNDYRVNDWRDRGLGAPPRGEHWAYIDGNYVLIAAATGVITSILLNNAFH, encoded by the coding sequence ATGAAAAAAACGACGCTGGCACTTTTAATGACTGTGTTCACAGCCAGTACCCTGTTTTCTACCGTGACTCAGGCTGAAGGCCCTCCGGGACAACCCTGGCATCAGCAGGGCGGCCATGACGGGCACGGTGGTCCTGAGGGACATGGTGGTCCTGAAGGACATAATGGTCCTGGCCGTGGCCCGGATCGTGGTCATGACGGCCGGGGCGATTTCCGGGGTCATGACGATCGTGGACACGATCGCCATTTCGAGCAGCGTGACCGTTTCGCCTGGCAGGGACATGAGTTCCACCGCGGTGAACCGCTGCCACCTCACTTCCGCGGCAATGATTATCGCGTAAACGACTGGCGCGATCGCGGCCTGGGTGCACCGCCACGTGGTGAGCACTGGGCTTATATTGACGGCAACTATGTTCTGATTGCCGCAGCAACGGGTGTGATTACCTCCATTCTGTTAAATAACGCGTTCCATTAA
- a CDS encoding hemolysin XhlA, translating into MIERMKLLESKVETLLIDVAVIKADYATRVDIESVRREIRSSITAQTKWFIAALFLLPGLGLGIAKLLF; encoded by the coding sequence ATGATTGAAAGAATGAAGCTACTGGAAAGTAAAGTAGAAACTCTGCTGATTGATGTAGCGGTGATTAAAGCGGACTACGCCACCCGAGTGGATATTGAAAGCGTACGAAGGGAAATTCGCTCTTCGATTACTGCGCAAACAAAATGGTTTATCGCGGCTTTATTTCTTCTGCCCGGATTGGGGCTGGGCATCGCAAAACTGTTGTTCTGA
- a CDS encoding RcnB family protein: protein MKKSGIIALSALLFATTSLSAFAEGPQQGPDGHQQQPVKRPPQNNQHGGQPNEQHGGQQHDQRGHEPQPQHNAEHRPAQHGDFRKGRPLPEKYRGEGYQVNDWRKHGLKAPPAGHRWQNIDGNYVLIAVATGVITSVIAHH from the coding sequence ATGAAAAAATCAGGAATTATTGCCCTTTCCGCGCTGCTGTTTGCCACCACCAGCCTGAGCGCTTTTGCCGAGGGTCCACAGCAGGGTCCGGATGGCCATCAACAGCAGCCCGTCAAGCGTCCGCCTCAGAACAATCAGCATGGCGGTCAGCCAAATGAGCAGCACGGCGGCCAACAGCACGACCAACGTGGTCACGAGCCACAGCCTCAGCATAACGCAGAGCATCGCCCTGCTCAGCATGGTGACTTCCGTAAGGGACGTCCTCTGCCGGAAAAATACCGTGGGGAAGGTTATCAGGTGAACGACTGGCGCAAACATGGCCTGAAAGCGCCACCGGCGGGCCATCGCTGGCAGAACATTGATGGTAACTACGTGCTGATTGCCGTGGCCACCGGCGTCATTACCTCGGTGATCGCTCACCACTAA
- a CDS encoding iron-containing alcohol dehydrogenase, whose product MIASQIANRQTFFGRGSLRELLPLLCNAPLPTLLFCGHSFLKSPAWQALEADLAPQFIGMEIVSHEASPNEIDAWVARWRGKVQRVVAIGGGSVLDAAKAFAALSQHPLNTLRYLEKVGDTAISGETLPLIAVPTTAGTGSEVTQNAVVTEKVETKVKASLRHANFVPQIAILDPDLLRGASDRVLACCAIDAFTHLFEAYLSAKGNIFTRHTALTGMRAFISAWPHLNREDEQGNVAREQMMIASWQGGLSLSMAGLGVIHGIAGELGAIKNYHHGEICGRLLLPFLQLLGESDNAEQQQLMDELSTALFPGFTLPPATMLASWLKDQAITPFWHDPQPLTEAEVEWILARSNSKNSRVNYTEQQQRFMLEQAFHVR is encoded by the coding sequence ATGATCGCCAGCCAGATTGCTAACCGACAAACCTTTTTTGGCCGTGGGAGCCTGCGGGAACTTCTGCCGCTGTTGTGCAATGCGCCGCTACCCACGCTGCTGTTTTGTGGTCACTCCTTTTTGAAAAGCCCGGCCTGGCAGGCGCTGGAAGCCGATCTGGCACCGCAGTTTATCGGTATGGAAATCGTCAGCCATGAAGCCTCACCGAATGAAATTGATGCCTGGGTTGCCCGCTGGCGTGGCAAAGTCCAGCGCGTGGTCGCCATTGGCGGCGGAAGCGTGCTGGATGCAGCCAAGGCATTTGCTGCGTTAAGCCAGCATCCATTGAACACGCTGCGCTATCTGGAAAAAGTGGGTGATACCGCCATCAGTGGAGAAACTCTGCCTCTGATCGCTGTTCCAACCACGGCTGGCACAGGGAGCGAGGTGACGCAGAATGCAGTGGTCACGGAGAAAGTGGAAACTAAAGTCAAAGCCTCATTGCGCCACGCCAACTTTGTTCCACAGATAGCGATTCTCGATCCCGATTTGCTGCGCGGTGCATCCGATCGGGTGCTGGCGTGCTGTGCTATTGATGCTTTTACTCATCTGTTTGAAGCTTACCTGTCCGCCAAAGGCAATATTTTTACTCGTCACACCGCCCTTACCGGCATGCGCGCTTTTATTAGCGCCTGGCCACATCTGAATCGTGAAGATGAGCAAGGTAATGTTGCCCGGGAACAGATGATGATCGCTTCGTGGCAGGGAGGATTAAGCCTGAGTATGGCAGGGCTGGGCGTGATCCACGGTATCGCGGGCGAGCTGGGCGCGATTAAAAATTATCACCACGGCGAAATTTGCGGCCGTTTACTGCTGCCTTTCCTGCAACTCCTCGGGGAAAGCGATAACGCAGAGCAGCAGCAACTGATGGACGAGCTATCCACCGCACTCTTTCCAGGTTTTACGCTGCCCCCCGCCACAATGCTGGCATCCTGGCTGAAGGATCAGGCCATCACCCCTTTCTGGCACGACCCTCAGCCGCTGACGGAGGCTGAAGTTGAGTGGATTCTGGCAAGGTCCAACAGTAAAAATTCGCGGGTGAATTACACTGAGCAGCAGCAGCGCTTTATGCTGGAACAGGCTTTTCACGTGCGCTAA
- the pqqU gene encoding TonB-dependent receptor PqqU — translation MPSAVSYAQSATSSASATTSASSQDGSLMVIKQRSGLSELDTPAAVSVVSGQALRSNTAQVNLSEALGSVPGLQIQNRQNYAQDLQLSVRGFGSRSMYGVRGVRVYVDGIPATMPDGQGQTSNIDINSIDKVEVLRGPYSALYGNASGGVVNIDTETGSQPTTLSAGTYYGSYGSWRNSVKASGSTGDGTHAGDVNYTISGSRFTTRGFRDHSGTQKNLGNGKLGVRLDDVSTLTLMFNSVSVDANDPGGLTRSEWKDAPRQSPRGDTFNTRKSLDQTQVGLRYQRDMSENDKLTLTTWHGERHTTQYQSIPVAVQTRSPAYPGGVIVLERKYSGVDTRWKHDDQIGSVPFSITGGLDYETMTERRQGFQNFVTENGSTTLGEKGDLRRNEKNVMWNLDPYLQTSWNLTPKWTLDAGMRYSTVSFDSTDYYVTTGNGDDSGSKRYHKLLPMGSLNYAVTDAWNVYFSAGRGFETPTINELSYRSISGNETGLNLGLKPSTSDTFELGSKTRVGYGLLTAALFQTNTDNELVVAQSSNGRSVYKNAGKTRRRGLELGLDQQFAENWQMKMAWTLLDATYRNETCDDSGSCTPSGNRLPGIARNMGYASLGWVPEEGWHAGAEIRYMSSIQADDENDAKAPSYTVTSLNSGYRFNWDKWSLDTFARVDNLFDKQYVGSVIVNEGNGRYYEPAPGRNYGIGATLTYTFM, via the coding sequence ATGCCTTCAGCAGTCAGTTACGCACAGTCCGCAACCTCGTCTGCGAGCGCCACAACCTCTGCTTCGTCTCAGGACGGATCGCTGATGGTGATTAAGCAGCGCAGCGGCTTATCCGAACTGGATACGCCTGCCGCCGTCAGCGTGGTAAGCGGGCAGGCTCTGCGCAGCAATACAGCTCAGGTTAATCTTTCAGAAGCATTGGGCAGCGTGCCGGGTTTGCAAATTCAAAACCGGCAGAATTACGCACAGGATCTGCAACTCTCCGTTCGCGGGTTTGGCAGCCGGTCAATGTACGGCGTGCGCGGCGTGCGTGTCTATGTCGATGGCATTCCAGCCACCATGCCGGACGGTCAGGGTCAGACGTCGAATATCGACATCAATTCGATTGATAAAGTAGAAGTGCTGCGCGGGCCTTACTCGGCGCTGTACGGTAACGCCTCAGGCGGCGTGGTGAATATTGATACCGAAACCGGCAGTCAGCCAACAACGCTATCAGCGGGCACCTATTACGGCAGCTATGGCAGCTGGCGCAACAGCGTTAAAGCCAGCGGATCAACGGGCGACGGTACACACGCTGGCGACGTGAATTACACGATTTCTGGTTCACGTTTCACCACTCGCGGTTTTCGCGACCACAGCGGGACGCAAAAAAACCTGGGTAACGGCAAGCTTGGCGTACGCCTCGATGATGTCAGCACCCTGACGCTGATGTTCAACAGCGTATCCGTTGATGCAAACGATCCCGGTGGACTTACCCGTTCAGAGTGGAAAGATGCGCCGCGTCAGTCTCCACGTGGCGATACATTCAATACGCGTAAGAGCCTTGACCAGACCCAGGTCGGCCTGCGTTATCAGCGTGATATGAGCGAAAACGACAAACTGACGCTCACGACCTGGCACGGCGAGCGGCATACCACGCAATATCAGTCTATCCCCGTAGCCGTGCAGACTCGCAGCCCTGCTTATCCTGGCGGCGTGATTGTGCTGGAACGTAAATATTCCGGCGTGGATACCCGCTGGAAGCATGACGATCAAATCGGTTCCGTTCCGTTCAGCATCACCGGCGGTCTGGACTATGAAACCATGACGGAACGCCGTCAGGGATTTCAGAACTTCGTGACCGAAAACGGTAGCACGACGCTGGGAGAGAAGGGCGATTTACGCCGGAACGAGAAGAACGTGATGTGGAATCTCGATCCTTACCTGCAAACCAGCTGGAATTTGACGCCGAAATGGACGCTGGATGCCGGAATGCGCTACAGCACGGTCAGCTTCGATTCCACCGATTACTACGTCACCACCGGCAACGGCGATGACAGCGGCAGCAAGCGTTATCACAAACTGTTGCCGATGGGCTCGCTGAACTATGCCGTCACCGATGCCTGGAACGTCTATTTCTCGGCCGGTCGCGGCTTTGAGACGCCAACCATTAATGAACTCTCCTACCGCTCAATTAGCGGCAATGAGACCGGACTGAATCTGGGCCTGAAGCCCTCCACCAGCGACACCTTCGAGCTGGGCAGCAAAACCCGTGTCGGCTACGGCCTGTTAACCGCCGCGCTGTTCCAGACAAATACCGACAACGAACTGGTGGTGGCGCAAAGCAGTAACGGTCGCTCAGTCTACAAAAACGCGGGTAAAACCCGGCGTCGCGGCCTGGAATTAGGGCTGGATCAGCAGTTCGCGGAAAACTGGCAGATGAAAATGGCCTGGACGCTGCTGGATGCCACTTATCGTAATGAAACCTGTGACGACAGCGGCAGCTGTACGCCGTCGGGCAACCGTCTGCCAGGCATCGCGCGCAATATGGGTTATGCTTCCTTAGGCTGGGTGCCGGAAGAGGGCTGGCACGCGGGCGCTGAAATTCGCTATATGAGCAGTATTCAGGCCGATGACGAAAACGATGCCAAAGCCCCTTCTTATACGGTGACCAGCCTGAACAGCGGCTACCGCTTTAACTGGGATAAGTGGTCGCTCGATACCTTCGCGCGTGTCGACAACCTGTTCGATAAACAGTATGTCGGTTCAGTGATTGTCAACGAGGGCAACGGGCGTTATTACGAGCCGGCGCCGGGACGTAACTACGGCATTGGCGCAACGCTCACTTATACCTTTATGTAA